From a region of the Coprococcus comes ATCC 27758 genome:
- a CDS encoding tyrosine-type recombinase/integrase produces the protein MGKDLTGKELGKGFTQRKDGRYQTRISLGGGKKPICLYGHTLKEVKKKREKLLEKTKYGLDIDTQKITLNQWFEKWMELYIVNRIKKTTIRNYIDSYNRCIKYIGYMKLADIQITHVQNMVIELANKGYKKSTIRSTVSVVSSCLERAVIGKMLLFNPCRGIVYPEITNKNFKPVKIAGQNLKRMTNDEIIRFFDVARDTRYYELYMLLLFTGMRIGEACALEWKDVDFQNNYLHVYKTINIVPVYYDDNGNKLDRPYYIKQITSPKRTASIRKIPLFKAAVDALYSWREKQLADKRKYKKSGGLKICY, from the coding sequence ATGGGAAAAGATCTAACAGGCAAAGAATTAGGAAAAGGGTTTACCCAACGAAAAGATGGGCGTTATCAAACACGCATATCCCTTGGAGGAGGAAAGAAACCGATATGCCTATATGGTCATACTTTAAAAGAAGTTAAAAAGAAAAGGGAAAAATTATTAGAAAAAACAAAATACGGATTAGATATAGACACACAAAAAATAACTCTAAATCAGTGGTTTGAAAAATGGATGGAACTCTATATCGTAAATAGGATAAAAAAAACAACAATTCGGAATTATATCGATTCGTATAATCGGTGTATAAAATATATAGGCTATATGAAATTAGCAGATATTCAAATCACGCATGTTCAAAATATGGTTATTGAACTAGCTAACAAAGGCTATAAAAAATCCACTATCCGTTCTACTGTTTCTGTCGTATCCAGCTGTCTTGAAAGAGCTGTAATCGGAAAAATGCTTTTATTCAATCCATGTAGAGGGATTGTTTATCCGGAAATAACGAATAAAAACTTCAAACCGGTTAAAATAGCAGGACAGAATTTGAAACGCATGACAAACGACGAAATCATAAGGTTTTTTGATGTAGCAAGAGATACTCGATATTACGAATTATATATGCTGCTTCTTTTTACAGGAATGCGGATTGGAGAGGCGTGTGCATTGGAATGGAAAGATGTTGACTTTCAAAACAACTATCTCCATGTGTATAAAACAATCAATATTGTCCCTGTTTATTACGATGACAACGGGAACAAACTAGATAGACCTTATTACATCAAGCAAATTACATCTCCAAAAAGAACCGCAAGTATAAGAAAAATCCCTCTATTCAAGGCGGCAGTTGATGCGTTATATAGTTGGCGCGAAAAACAGCTTGCTGACAAAAGAAAGTACAAAAAAAGTGGGGGATTAAAAATTTGTTATTAA
- a CDS encoding tyrosine-type recombinase/integrase produces MLLNDYPQLIFTTQEGNCFMPTQAEKECRRITSIMNNHEKQQALTENREYHISNIHPHLFRHTFITLCYESHMDPASIMLISGHNDIDMMKHYTHPDSVFINSEFNKYTGYMHNYSFRSNATIDQDLQIWSKDGQISIPQTLKPL; encoded by the coding sequence TTGTTATTAAATGATTATCCTCAATTGATTTTTACGACACAAGAGGGAAATTGTTTTATGCCGACACAGGCAGAAAAAGAGTGCCGACGGATAACTTCCATAATGAATAATCATGAAAAACAACAGGCACTAACAGAAAATAGGGAATATCATATTTCCAATATTCATCCTCATTTATTCCGCCATACGTTTATTACATTGTGTTATGAATCTCATATGGATCCAGCGTCTATAATGCTTATTTCCGGACATAATGATATTGATATGATGAAACATTATACACATCCGGACTCCGTATTTATTAACAGCGAGTTTAATAAATATACAGGTTATATGCATAATTATTCATTCCGTTCAAATGCAACAATTGATCAGGATTTACAAATTTGGTCAAAAGATGGTCAAATTAGCATACCACAAACGCTGAAACCCTTATAA
- the mutS gene encoding DNA mismatch repair protein MutS, translating into MSNELTPMMKQYMQTKEEYKDCILFYRLGDFYEMFFDDALTASKELEITLTGKNCGLEERAPMCGIPYHAVDSYLNRLVSKGYKVAICEQVEDPKTAKGIVKREVIRVVTPGTNLDTQGLDETKNNYIMCIVYMADRYGLSVADVTTGEYLVTELDSQTKLMDELYKFMPSEIVCNEAFYMSGLDLDDLKNRLHMAIYSLEAWYFDDALCRETLQEHFKVASLEGIGLSDYECGMIASGALLKYLEETQKNSLSHMSRLTRYATGNYMVLDSATRRNLELVETLREKQKRGSLLWVLDKTKTAMGARTLRKYVEQPLIDKESIVKRLDAVAELKDNAICREEIREYLNPVYDLERLVGKITYQSANPRDLIAFQSSLSMLPSVKCILKDMESDLLKEIYEELDPLEELCDLVGRAIQEEPPLAMKEGGIIKDGYNEEVDRLRKAKSEGKNWLADLETKEREKTGIKNLRIRYNKVFGYYLEVTNSFKDLVPDYYTRKQTLANAERYIIPELKELEDTILGAEDKLCALEYELYCEVRNTIAAELTRIQRTAKAVAKLDVIASLALVAERNNYVRPKINEKGVIDIRDGRHPVVEKMIPNDMFIANDTYLDDKKQRISIITGPNMAGKSTYMRQAALIVLMAQLGSFVPASSANIGLVDRIFTRVGASDDLASGQSTFMVEMNEVANILRNATSKSLLILDEIGRGTSTFDGLSIAWAVVEYISNSKLLGAKTLFATHYHELTELEGKISNVNNYCIAVKEKGDDIVFLRKIVKGGADKSYGIQVAKLAGVPDPVINRAKEIVEELVTADITGKVKNIAVQGSETKKKTQKKLDEVDLTQFSLFDTVKDDDVLNELKELDISHMTPMDAMNKLYQLQNKLRNRW; encoded by the coding sequence ATGAGTAATGAATTAACACCGATGATGAAGCAATATATGCAGACAAAAGAGGAATACAAGGATTGTATCCTTTTTTACCGCTTAGGAGATTTTTATGAAATGTTCTTCGACGATGCTCTCACAGCATCCAAAGAGCTGGAAATTACTCTGACTGGAAAGAATTGCGGACTGGAAGAACGGGCACCGATGTGCGGAATCCCGTACCATGCAGTTGACAGTTATCTGAACCGTCTGGTATCAAAAGGCTATAAGGTAGCAATCTGTGAGCAGGTAGAAGATCCGAAAACAGCAAAAGGAATTGTAAAACGGGAAGTTATCCGTGTAGTAACACCTGGAACCAACCTGGATACTCAGGGACTGGATGAAACAAAGAACAATTACATTATGTGTATTGTCTATATGGCAGACCGGTACGGACTTTCGGTTGCGGATGTTACAACCGGGGAATATCTGGTGACAGAACTGGATTCCCAGACAAAACTGATGGATGAGCTTTACAAATTTATGCCGTCTGAGATTGTCTGCAATGAAGCATTTTACATGAGTGGACTGGATTTGGATGATCTGAAAAACCGTCTGCATATGGCAATTTATTCACTGGAAGCATGGTATTTTGATGATGCACTCTGCCGGGAAACTTTGCAGGAACATTTTAAGGTGGCTTCTCTTGAAGGGATTGGACTTTCGGACTATGAATGTGGGATGATCGCGTCCGGTGCGCTTTTAAAGTATCTGGAAGAGACGCAGAAAAATTCCCTGTCTCATATGAGCCGTCTGACACGTTATGCAACGGGTAATTATATGGTTCTGGACAGTGCTACAAGGCGTAATCTGGAGTTGGTTGAGACTTTACGTGAAAAGCAGAAAAGAGGATCCCTTCTGTGGGTACTGGATAAGACAAAGACGGCAATGGGGGCGAGAACCCTTCGGAAATATGTAGAACAGCCGTTGATCGACAAGGAATCCATTGTCAAAAGGCTGGATGCAGTTGCGGAATTGAAGGACAATGCTATTTGCAGAGAAGAAATCCGGGAATATTTGAATCCGGTGTACGATCTGGAGCGTCTGGTTGGGAAAATCACCTATCAGTCAGCAAATCCAAGAGACCTGATTGCATTTCAGAGTTCCCTTTCCATGCTCCCGTCGGTAAAATGCATATTAAAGGATATGGAGAGTGACCTTTTAAAAGAAATTTATGAAGAACTGGATCCGCTGGAAGAACTTTGTGATCTGGTCGGACGGGCGATTCAGGAAGAACCGCCGCTTGCCATGAAAGAAGGCGGAATCATCAAAGACGGTTATAATGAAGAAGTGGATCGTCTTCGAAAAGCAAAATCCGAAGGAAAGAACTGGCTTGCTGATCTGGAGACCAAGGAACGGGAAAAGACCGGGATTAAAAACCTGCGGATCCGTTATAATAAAGTATTCGGTTATTATCTGGAAGTTACCAATTCGTTCAAAGATCTGGTTCCGGATTATTATACAAGAAAGCAGACCCTTGCCAATGCGGAGCGTTATATCATTCCAGAACTGAAAGAGCTGGAAGATACGATTCTGGGAGCAGAGGATAAACTCTGTGCACTGGAATATGAGCTTTACTGTGAGGTGAGAAATACTATCGCAGCAGAGTTGACCAGGATACAGAGAACAGCAAAGGCAGTTGCAAAGCTGGATGTGATAGCTTCGCTTGCACTGGTTGCCGAGCGCAACAACTATGTACGGCCAAAGATCAATGAAAAGGGCGTGATCGACATTCGTGATGGGCGACATCCGGTGGTGGAAAAGATGATCCCGAATGATATGTTTATTGCCAACGATACTTATCTGGATGATAAAAAACAGCGCATTTCCATCATTACCGGACCAAACATGGCTGGAAAATCCACTTATATGCGTCAGGCTGCGCTGATCGTACTGATGGCACAGCTGGGATCCTTTGTGCCGGCGTCTTCAGCAAATATTGGACTTGTGGACCGCATTTTTACCCGTGTGGGAGCGTCAGATGACCTGGCAAGCGGACAGAGCACTTTCATGGTGGAAATGAACGAAGTGGCAAATATTCTGCGAAACGCGACAAGCAAGAGCCTTCTGATCCTGGATGAGATTGGAAGAGGAACCAGTACCTTTGATGGATTGAGTATTGCTTGGGCGGTTGTCGAGTATATCAGCAACAGCAAACTTCTTGGGGCAAAGACCTTATTTGCAACCCACTATCATGAGCTTACCGAGCTGGAAGGCAAGATTAGCAATGTCAACAACTATTGTATTGCGGTCAAGGAAAAAGGTGATGATATCGTATTCCTGCGTAAGATCGTAAAGGGTGGAGCAGACAAGAGTTATGGTATCCAGGTCGCAAAGCTTGCAGGAGTGCCGGATCCGGTCATTAACCGCGCCAAAGAGATCGTAGAAGAGCTGGTGACAGCGGATATTACCGGAAAAGTAAAGAATATTGCGGTACAGGGAAGTGAGACGAAGAAAAAAACGCAGAAGAAGCTGGATGAGGTGGATCTGACACAGTTTTCTCTGTTTGATACCGTAAAAGATGATGATGTGTTAAATGAGTTAAAGGAACTGGATATCAGCCATATGACGCCAATGGATGCCATGAACAAACTGTATCAGCTGCAGAATAAGCTGCGGAACAGATGGTAG
- the ftsH gene encoding ATP-dependent zinc metalloprotease FtsH, translated as MKEVKTPKKPLAYYYGIVLIVLIVFNLVVAPILMEHQVKETDYGTFMSMIEKKNIGEVEVKDNQIIFTDKDQKNIYKTGLMNDPNLTDRLYECGAVFAKDIDKQMSPIISFLLTGVLPLILFIALGNYMAKKLMEHAGGKNSMAFGMGKSNAKIYVQSSEGIRFSDVAGEDEAKENLSEIVDYLHNPKKYTDVGASMPKGVLLVGPPGTGKTMLAKAVAGESNVPFFSMSGSEFVEMFVGMGASKVRDLFKQAKEKAPCIVFIDEIDAIGKKRDGQMGGNDEREQTLNQLLTEMDGFEGNNGVIILAATNRPESLDPALTRPGRFDRRVPVELPDLAGREAILKVHAKKIKASDDVDLHTIARMASGASGAELANIINEAALRAVRSGRTVVNESDLEESIEVVIAGYQKKNAVLSDQEKKVVAYHEIGHALVAALQSHSAPVQKITIIPRTSGALGYTMQVEQGDKYLMTKKELENKIVTFTGGRAAEEIVFGEITTGASNDIEQATKIARAMITRYGMTDEFDMVAMETVTNQYLGGDTSLSCSTDTQKEIDEKVVQLVKAEHEKARKILSENREKLDELAMYLYEKETITGDEFMDILDRK; from the coding sequence ATGAAAGAAGTTAAAACACCGAAAAAACCACTGGCATATTATTATGGGATTGTGTTAATAGTGCTGATTGTATTTAATCTGGTTGTCGCACCAATCCTTATGGAGCATCAGGTAAAGGAAACGGATTATGGAACTTTTATGAGCATGATCGAGAAGAAGAATATCGGTGAAGTAGAAGTTAAGGACAATCAGATCATCTTTACAGATAAAGATCAAAAAAATATTTATAAAACAGGTCTGATGAACGATCCGAACCTGACGGACAGGCTATATGAATGTGGAGCAGTATTCGCAAAAGATATCGATAAGCAGATGTCACCGATCATCAGCTTCCTGCTGACCGGGGTTTTGCCATTGATCCTTTTTATCGCACTGGGAAATTATATGGCGAAGAAACTGATGGAGCATGCCGGAGGAAAAAATTCGATGGCTTTTGGAATGGGAAAAAGCAATGCGAAGATTTATGTGCAATCCAGTGAGGGAATCCGTTTTTCAGACGTTGCAGGAGAAGATGAGGCGAAAGAAAACCTTTCAGAGATCGTTGATTATCTTCACAATCCGAAGAAGTATACCGATGTAGGTGCGTCTATGCCAAAAGGTGTCCTTCTTGTAGGACCTCCGGGAACTGGTAAAACAATGCTTGCAAAAGCAGTTGCGGGTGAATCAAATGTACCATTTTTCTCAATGTCCGGATCAGAATTCGTAGAGATGTTTGTCGGTATGGGAGCTTCCAAGGTTCGAGATCTTTTCAAACAGGCAAAGGAAAAGGCACCATGTATCGTGTTTATTGATGAAATTGATGCCATTGGTAAAAAGCGTGACGGACAAATGGGCGGAAATGATGAGAGGGAGCAGACCTTAAATCAGCTTCTTACAGAGATGGATGGATTTGAAGGAAATAATGGTGTCATCATTCTTGCTGCAACGAACCGTCCGGAGTCGTTAGATCCGGCACTTACACGTCCGGGACGTTTTGACAGGCGTGTGCCGGTTGAACTGCCGGATCTTGCAGGCCGTGAAGCAATTTTAAAGGTTCATGCAAAGAAGATAAAAGCATCTGATGATGTTGACCTGCATACGATTGCACGTATGGCATCCGGTGCATCCGGTGCGGAGCTTGCCAATATTATAAATGAAGCAGCATTACGTGCTGTCCGTAGTGGAAGAACCGTTGTAAATGAATCTGATCTCGAAGAAAGTATAGAAGTGGTTATTGCAGGATATCAGAAGAAGAATGCGGTTCTTTCAGATCAGGAGAAGAAGGTTGTTGCATATCATGAGATAGGACACGCTCTGGTAGCTGCATTGCAGAGTCATTCAGCACCGGTCCAGAAGATTACGATCATCCCGCGTACCTCAGGTGCACTCGGCTACACTATGCAGGTTGAGCAGGGTGATAAATATCTGATGACGAAAAAAGAACTTGAGAATAAGATTGTTACATTTACAGGCGGACGTGCGGCAGAGGAGATCGTATTTGGTGAGATCACGACAGGAGCCTCCAATGATATCGAACAGGCAACAAAAATTGCAAGAGCGATGATCACCCGCTACGGCATGACAGATGAATTCGACATGGTGGCAATGGAAACCGTGACCAACCAGTATCTTGGCGGCGATACGTCTCTTTCCTGTTCCACAGATACCCAGAAGGAAATTGATGAAAAAGTCGTGCAGCTCGTAAAAGCAGAGCATGAAAAAGCAAGAAAAATCCTTTCCGAAAACAGGGAAAAACTGGACGAACTGGCTATGTACCTGTATGAGAAGGAAACAATTACAGGTGACGAATTTATGGATATTTTAGACAGAAAATAA